A segment of the Elaeis guineensis isolate ETL-2024a chromosome 6, EG11, whole genome shotgun sequence genome:
CTTATTACTTTTAGTTCAAACTTCTGAGATGAAGCTAAGATCCATAAACAATAAAagcattctatttcttttttcaaGAGGCTGATCTCCATCTTGGTGTTTTAATATCTAAATGTCCTAGCAATATTTTCATAGTTCATAGATATTATCTTAATGGAAGAttatattcaaaatattttaatctcaaaattttgtacAGCTGCACCAaccaaagatatatatatattttttcaaattttctctaaatATTGGTATAGAATGTTACATTAGTATGCATTGAGCCCCTCTTATCCTACCACCCTAGCATGATGGATGTTGTGCACACGTGTTAAGGTTACGAAACATTCCCTCCTCCACCGCATacaaggtattgtccgctcttcCCAGGGACGCTGCCGCTTTGTACGCACGCGTATTCGGAGTTACGGTTTTGCCCCTCGGCCCCTCTGGGCAAAAGGCACCTCATgacttaagcacatgcacacatcAGATGTAGGACTATTAAGGAAGCCTCCCGCGGTCTGCCCACAACACACCTGCCCACAACAATGAATATTGTCAGAGAGCTAGAGGATACATTGATAATTGAAGAATAATGCCATGACGTATATGAGTTCCATTGAAAGCATCAGACGTTTTAGCTGCTTTGCAATATAGAGGAAGATATTTCTTCCATCCACGGTACCAACAAAGCCATCAACAACTTCTTGTCAAATCATGGCCGTTCTGCTTCTAAGATGGTTATGCATAGATTATCAAGCAAATTGATGAAcactaaattatattcaattataaaTAAATTGTTGGAGAATTGCATTCAATTCATatatctatttatgatataaataaagGAGCAATTGGTGGGGCAACTCGGGCACAGAGGATTGTAGGGAAGTATATGATTCTTGTAATCATATTatgacataaatatatatacaaacTATTTATTTCCTTACAGTGGTAATGCAAGAACTCTAACCAATgttctgaaaataaaaactttaaaaTATCTTTAACTATTGATACCAATTTGAAATGCTATTGCTTTTTTTAATTAAGATGAGTCAACTACCACTGTCATTCCTTATGCCATCTGCTCATGTAGAAAGCTGAAACATGTGTGAGGGAATGTATGGTTGCTTCAAAGAAGGTACTCTACTATAATTTATTGTCACAATAAAAAATACTTGAGGGCATTGATGAGATACCTTGTTTTATTCTCTTTGAAAAAGGAATAGAAGGAGTTACTTCCTTGCAACCACGTGTTAGAACTTCACACGTAGCACGGTTATCCTCTTGAACAACCCTACTTTCATGCCTTGGTTTGCCTATTAGGTCACGATAAGATCTCTTAATCAAATATTTAAAGTGTAAAGCCTGGAttgtatgtaaaaaaaaaaaaagaaaatagaaaatagataaaaataaaataacaaactCTGATATGGAAAATAGGCATAAAATTTGTAATGCTAGGGACCTTGTTGAGCCCATGATCcctatattattttgaaaattttgaaattgagtaTATTGTTTGGGTTGCACTAGTTAAGCTCAAAATACTTctgaattttaattatattactgGTTCTAATTGGActgatttttttgagaaattacatttaaattaattagatcaagggTTCAATTATAAATACATCTTTTGAGAGATAGAGGATGGAAAAGAACCCTATTAATTCATTTTAATAACAATACAGACAAACAAAGGTTGTGCACAATTCAGTAGAACAATCAAAAAGATCTATTAATTCGAAACTCTGAGATGCAGCTGAGATTTATAAACAGcagaagaatctttttttttttttcaaaaggcaGATCTCCATCTTGGTTTTAATATCCAAATGTCCCTGTAATATTTTCATAGTTCATAGATATTATCTCGGTGGAAAATTATATTCAAAATACTTTAATATcgaagttttaaaaaataatttaatggcTACACCAACCAAAggtatataatttattttcaaatcttctcCAAATATTGGAATAGAGAGCTGTATTAGAATGCATCAAGCCTCTCTCATCCTACCATCCCGGCATCATGGATATTATCCAGGAGCAGGAGGATGCATTGATAGTTGAGAATAATGCCTCGGAGTGTATGAGTTCAATTGCAAACATTATAGATTTCCACTACCTTTTGTTATAGGTAAAGGTATTTGCTATATTCATGGTATTATGATAGAATTTTATCTCGAAGTCGGATTGACTAGAGCTGAAGGGCAATCGTAGATCGACAACGGTATGACTTGCAAGAAAAGTTTCTAACCGACGATGATTACAATGGAGATCCTCTGATGTTCAAATTAGTATTTTagacaataaaaaaaaagagtaaacATATTAGAAGAAAAGAGATTTCATACCTTAGAGATCTCTTGtgggtctttatttatagataaaggctaaagaatcatgaaaagaaaagagaatcaGATAGTTAATCTTACTTTATTTGATGAGATTCGATTATTATCTTTCTATTATCTGGAGAgatattttttgttatttttttttatttctcccgTGATTAATTGTTATGTTGTGATCGTTTGAATTTTCAAAGAGACGCTggattttcaaatcaaatcaaacccagcAAAAAAACGTGGAGTTGGTCGATGGTATGGAATCAGCAAGATCCAGTCCTCATTTGCCTATGTCTTCGATTTGTATAAAACTACCCCCAACATATGGTACCAATAAAGCCATCCTTGACTTATTGTTAAATCATGGGCACGCTGTTTCCTAGATAGTTATGCAATGATTGTCAAATAAATTGATGAACATCAAACTATTTTCAatcatggataaattattaaaaatttatattaagttTCATGCATGTACGTATTTGTGATAAAAGATGAGCAGTTGGTGGAGTAACTCAGGCACAGGGAATTAGAGGAAAAGTGCATGATCCTTGTACTTATTttcatatatgaatatatatacacAAACTATCTGTTTCCCGATAGTATCGGTGCAAAAACTTCAatcgttttttttttaaatatttttttaatatctttaaCTATTAATACCGAATTGAAATGCTATTACTTTTTAATTAAGATGAGTCAAATTCCGGTGTCATTCCATGTGCAATCTACTTAAATCTGAAACATGGAAAAAGGAATGCATGGTTATTTAGAGGGATGTACTCTACTGTAATTTGGTGTCACATTGGAAAATACTTAAGGGAATTAATGAAGTACATTCTTTTATCCTttccaaaaaaaaagatggaagaaGCTACCTCTTTGGGGTTCTCATAGTGGAAGTAGAGGTGTACATCTTTTCACTTGGGGTGTTGTCTATCAACTAGTCAGTGAGGGGCAGCTGTGTATTCATTCTTTATTGAACTGATAGGAGATCTTGATTGCCCCACATGCTATGAGATTTTTAATTCAGCCAGATGGCTTATGGAGCCTAATGATGTAGGCTAGATAAAATATTAGGACTTTAGAGAGGGCTGGTGTTGGTGGTCAGAGGAGCTCCTTCATATGGAAGGAGATTTACACTCACCTCCCTGACGTGATGGCTCGTATCGTTTGGTAGTAGATGATGACCGAGCGATTAATGTTCTTCAAGACTAATGAGTGGTTGGTCCCATTCTCTCGGGGGCCAATCTTTATCAACTTGGAGGTGGATGAAATCCCAAGGAGCTATGACTTGCTCCAGTCAGATAGGAGAAGCTAGAATGTGCAGGCGGTGACTCGACTTTTTGGCAGGCAACTGGCTAAGAGGATCTCGTCCCGATTTAACCTTTTGCTTGAGGGTCTAGATGTTCGGGTTTGGTAGTCATCATATATGTCGAAGGTAGTGGCCAAGGACCTTTATGATCTTTACAGAGGGAGTCAGTCAGAAAACTAGCTGATTTCTAGATTTGGAGGCTAGGAGATCACCCAAGGGTTTGTGCATTCATTTGGAAGGTTGCTTGAAGTCGGCTTCATACCAAAGCTTTGTTGATGGCCCGAAGGTTAGATATCCCATCTATTTGTCCATGTTATAGGTTAGAGGATGAGATGATAGAGCATCTCTTATTTTACTGTCCGAGAGCTATTCGAGTGTGGTAGTTGATCTCTTGCTAGCGACGGCTCTTAGGGGGCAATCTGACTAGGCCTTCTTGGAGGTCCTTCGACGGACTATAGAGTTCGAGATTATGAGATCTATGGGCATCAAGACGGCCTATATGGCTTATCGCATCTGGCTGGTGCAAGACACTGGTCTTTTTAAGGCTAGATGGCTTTTGCTGAGGTCCATGCTCGAGAGGGCTTGCTCATAGGCCATGGAGATCTTGGACGTGTTATCATTTGAACCGACATGGAGGTGTTGGGATATCTGGGATTCTCATTCTGCTTTAATAGTGCTTCAGAGGGTTTTTATTTCTTAGAAGCCTCCAACCTCGATCTTCCTCCAAGTTAATTTCgacagcaatgtgattgatggcaGTGGAGATGCTAACCTTGTGATTAGAAGCCCTGACTCCTGGTTCACAGTGGTAGGCAACGTTCGTTTGTTCGAGACTGCTGTTCCTACTATAGAACTATAGACCATCTGGGAGGGCATCTCTTATGCAAAGCTTTATCTTAAGACTAATCAATTAGTGGTGGAGGGGGACTCAGCTACGATGGTTAGCTATTTTCAGGGATGGATTAGAGCCGTAGCCTTCAACATGCATATTCATCATATTTGGTCCCATTAAACATATTTATGGAAGGCGAACGACACCACCAACTAAGTTGCGAACTATATTGTTGATCATCCTGGAGGTGCAATTGGAATGATGTATCTGTTTTGTCGGCATCTTTCtgggatattattttttttttgattttttatattatattcgtATTTGTATTGCACGAATGATCCatcttatacaaaaaaaaaaaagatatttattgCTTAGTAAGGCTGTatctattaatttaaaatatttaataataaaattgcaTATATGTGAAAGAAAATCACATGCACTTCATGTGTTAAGCACTACTGCAATGCACGCGATTGGTCCTCACCCAACCCACAATCGTGCCTCACATGGACGGTGAGATGAAATCGTTGAACGAAATGCTAGGATCTATCACAGCTATCTTATGTTGTCACCAATATTTTCCAAAGTTAAGCTCTACTAGAAATTtccaattttattattttgaatgtTGGATTTTATTCTCATTCACGTATTCGATGCTGAGAAGTAGGTGGACTACAACACTTTGCGACCAAATCGGTTCCTGCCACAGAACCGTCAAATCCTACCTCGCAATCATGGGCCCCTCCACGTAATCCTCCATCCCACATTCCCTCCGAAGCAGTACCTTCTCGGGTCCCTTTCTAGAGTCTCTTTTGCGTCACTACCAGAAAAATACCAAACGAAAACAAATTAAGCGATAAAGAGGTTAAAAACGAGCCCCCCACCATTTCACAACGGGATAAAATTGGAAGCTTTCCGGCGGAGACTCCACAGCGGCCGCtgcttcctccctctttctccccGCCGTCCTCGGCGTCCGTTGCTTCCCAGGCTACAAAGGGgagcggagagagagagagggggtgaGAGGGCAAGATGAAGGCTACGGTGAAGGGGAGATATGAGGTGGACAAGAGCTCCGTCTTCGCTACGGTCGCCGTCAACGCCGGCGACCTCAAGCTCAAGGCCTCCATGGCCGACGCCACCTTCGTCCACGGTCCCTCCCTCAACGGTCTCGGCCTTTCCGTCGAGAAGCCTGGCTCCTTCATCATCGACTACAACGTCCCCAAGAAGGCATTCCTTCCATCCATCGATCCCTCTCACAAGCTTTGGtttttaggtttagggtttatgATTTTTATGTGTAGTCTCTGATCCTTTTTTGTTTGTCTTCAGGATGTTAGGTTTCAGTTCATGAACTCTGTGAGAGTTTTCGACAAGACGGTGAATCTGACATACACTCATGCCCGCGCGGACAACCGGGTGGGCATCGACGGGTCGGTGGCATTCGATCCGGCGAACAAGGTGTCGGTCAGCTATGCTCTGGGATCGGGGAATTGTAAGGTTAAGTATGTGTACACGCATGGGGTGCTGAGGAGGACGGTGCTCGAGCCGTGCTATGATGTGTCGAAGAACTCGTGGGATTTTGCGGTGACGAGGAAGTTTGAAGGGGGTGATTCTCTTAGGGCTACCTACCAGATGTCGTCGAAGAATCTTGGGCTTGAGTGGAACAGGGAATCGAAGATCAATGGATCCTTCAAGGTAATCTGTTACCGAATTGGGATTGTTTTCTTCAGgcaaaatttgattttgagcagaaaTGTATGGATGCGTTGATAAAATTCATAGTTATGGTCAAATTTTATTCACTTCGTCTTCTTCCTGAGGTTAGACTAGACTAGATGTCACCTATAATAATTCTAATTAAACACTAGAGAAAAGTATTGCCTGTTATCAACTTCCTTATCGGTCGTAAATATAAAAATGCCCATGGGCTAGAACAAAGATAACTACTGTAGAACAGGGCAGCACTCATGTTACATTCCAGATCCATATAATGGCCCATTGcaaatcctagaaagaacaaggaatgaTGGGGCAAGGTGCTTATATCCACTGTTTATCCAGAGCTGGAGATGTTTTTTTGGAGACTGATATCTACACTTCAAGCAAACGGAAATGCCAGGAATATGGAagaagtaaaatagatatataaatACAAGAGACAAAAGGGGGGAAGAAATATTCAAGGCTTTGGCCCATCAATTGGTATATCTACACAAAGTTTTTGTGTTCACTGTTCAGCCTAGGAGGCAAATAGAGAAATGAGATGTGAATTTACTTTAGGATTGATTGGAGCAATATAAATGGTTAAAGAGGCATTGGGGCTTGATTGCATCCACTAAGGTTAGAAGAGAGATTTTAGTATTTGATGGAATGGCCCCAAATAGGTTAGAGGAAAGATTTTAGGATGATGGAATGACTCTAGGATCAATTTTAAGGTGGACTGTTGTCCACAAGTGAGTCCATGGTGGGCATTGCTAACACATGCACACATGTAGAGCTGCACCTTTATGGTGCTTAAGTTGTTCTATGCTAATCATGTCGCTTTCTAGAGAGGGGATTCTAGATAGCTTTCACATCATGAGCTTATTGTTACCTCCAAATTAACAAATCTTGAGCTTTTTCTCATAGCCAAAATCTGTAACTCTAAAACTTATGACTTAAAAATAAAAGTGAAAAAACAGTGTGAAGAATCAACTCAAAATAATGTAAAATGACTCATGATGTATTTATGATGCTTGCATCCTCCACAATATCTTACTAGTCATGGAAGGTCAGCAACGTGGCAACAAAGCTTCAGTGCTTAGTTTGTTCTAGGAACTATTTTACAGATTGGACATGCTATGGTGTTGTTTGAATAACCACCTCTCACACTCTTTTGCGGATCATAGAAATTTTATTAGGAGAGTGGCTGTGCCTCTAAGGGAACTTGTCTATTTTCTTGCAAGAGAGCAATCATAATTCATGAACTACATGACATAAATGATGGTGTGTGAGATTTCATTTAATCGAAGCGAAGTCATGTTGGATGTGTTGAAGGCAATATCATGAGATATCACAGTGAAGCCTGAAAAGGAGAAAATTTGGTTTTGGGTGGGTTGGAGCATCATCAACATGAG
Coding sequences within it:
- the LOC105046539 gene encoding outer envelope pore protein 24A, chloroplastic gives rise to the protein MKATVKGRYEVDKSSVFATVAVNAGDLKLKASMADATFVHGPSLNGLGLSVEKPGSFIIDYNVPKKDVRFQFMNSVRVFDKTVNLTYTHARADNRVGIDGSVAFDPANKVSVSYALGSGNCKVKYVYTHGVLRRTVLEPCYDVSKNSWDFAVTRKFEGGDSLRATYQMSSKNLGLEWNRESKINGSFKISTSFNLAEQKKVPKIIAESTWNYEM